In the genome of Pseudorca crassidens isolate mPseCra1 chromosome 12, mPseCra1.hap1, whole genome shotgun sequence, one region contains:
- the VPREB3 gene encoding pre-B lymphocyte protein 3: MSGTLVQPPQCALKHLEHAQRKPNKRLPPASLPLAMACQHLALLLTGVLLAASQPTLTQPDTLLVFPGQVAQLSCMLSPRYATVGDYGVSWYQQRAGSAPRLLLHYRSEEDNHRPPDIPDRFSAATDAAHNACILTISPVQPEDAADYYCSVGYIP; the protein is encoded by the exons ATGTCGGGAACCCTGGTG CAGCCTCCCCAGTGTGCCCTGAAGCACCTGGAGCACGCCCAGCGCAAGCCCAACAAGCGACTcccacctgcctccctgcctctggcCATGGCCTGTCAGCATCTGGCCCTCCTTCTGACTGGGGTCCTCCTAGCAG cCTCCCAGCCAACCCTCACCCAGCCGGACACACTGCTGGTCTTCCCAGGCCAAGTGGCCCAACTCTCCTGCATGCTCAGCCCCCGCTATGCCACGGTCGGGGACTACGGCGTGTCTTGGTATCAGCAGCGGGCAGGCAGCGCCCCCCGCTTGCTCCTCCACTACCGCTCAGAGGAGGACAACCACCGCCCCCCTGACATCCCTGACCGCTTCTCGGCAGCCACGGATGCAGCCCATAATGCCTGCATCCTGACCATCAGCCCCGTGCAGCCTGAAGACGCTGCGGATTATTACTGCTCCGTGGGCTACATACCCTAG